In Bacillota bacterium, a single window of DNA contains:
- a CDS encoding hemolysin III family protein has translation MNKKPDWISGISHGAGAVMSVVGLFFLTRSALTEGTVRHLISFSIFGGSLVLLYAASAFYHLVPARERVHLWLRRLDHMMVFVLIAGTYTPFCLLALRGVWGTTLLIAVWSLSIVGIVLKVVWLFAPRWVYTGFYLLLGWLIVIAAGPLWRALPLPALGWLGLGGLFYTVGAFIYGLKWPKLIPNVFGFHELWHLFVMAGSFAHYWAIFRFLPDVG, from the coding sequence ATGAACAAGAAACCAGATTGGATCAGTGGTATCAGTCATGGAGCAGGAGCAGTTATGTCTGTGGTTGGCCTGTTCTTTCTCACCCGCTCAGCACTGACAGAGGGCACTGTGCGGCATCTCATTTCGTTCTCTATTTTTGGTGGCAGCCTCGTTCTGCTGTATGCGGCCTCCGCTTTCTACCACTTGGTCCCCGCTCGCGAGCGGGTGCATCTGTGGTTGCGGCGCCTTGACCATATGATGGTGTTCGTCCTTATTGCCGGAACATACACTCCGTTTTGTCTGTTAGCCTTGCGGGGAGTATGGGGAACAACCCTGCTCATTGCTGTCTGGTCATTAAGCATAGTGGGTATCGTCCTCAAAGTAGTATGGCTCTTCGCCCCACGCTGGGTGTACACTGGCTTCTACTTACTACTGGGCTGGCTCATTGTCATTGCTGCTGGCCCTCTTTGGCGTGCGTTGCCCCTGCCAGCCCTAGGCTGGCTAGGGCTGGGAGGACTTTTTTACACTGTGGGAGCCTTTATTTACGGCCTGAAGTGGCCAAAACTCATTCCGAATGTTTTCGGATTCCACGAACTATGGCACTTGTTTGTGATGGCAGGTAGTTTCGCCCATTACTGGGCTATTTTCCGATTTCTGCCCGATGTAGGGTAG
- a CDS encoding queuosine precursor transporter produces the protein MKQSENYFHFLLTSFVAVIIVSNVISGKLIQLGPLTLAGATIFYPVTFLITDVVGEIWGKERGFKVILWGFYGNLLLLLGNIFIIAAPGADAFRHQAAFEIVLGASSRIIIASMLAYMVSQYHDVWAFAFWKSKTKGQHKWIRNNLSTISSQILDTAIFTIVAFYGLMPNEVLWSIGLTQYGVKFVFAILDTPFFYWATAHLEGVVRQEARQAA, from the coding sequence GTGAAACAATCGGAAAACTATTTTCACTTCCTTCTCACTTCTTTTGTCGCCGTCATCATCGTCAGCAACGTTATCTCAGGCAAATTAATCCAACTAGGACCATTAACACTGGCGGGAGCCACAATTTTTTATCCGGTGACCTTCCTTATCACCGATGTTGTCGGTGAGATTTGGGGGAAGGAAAGAGGCTTTAAAGTCATTCTGTGGGGTTTTTATGGCAACTTGCTTTTGCTCCTCGGCAACATCTTTATAATCGCTGCACCTGGTGCCGACGCTTTTCGTCATCAAGCCGCCTTTGAAATCGTGCTCGGAGCTTCGTCGCGCATTATTATCGCCAGCATGTTGGCCTACATGGTAAGTCAGTACCATGATGTATGGGCTTTTGCTTTTTGGAAGTCCAAGACCAAAGGACAACACAAATGGATACGCAATAATTTATCGACCATATCCTCCCAAATTCTTGATACAGCTATCTTTACTATAGTCGCCTTCTACGGTCTCATGCCAAATGAGGTACTTTGGTCTATCGGCCTCACACAGTATGGCGTAAAATTTGTTTTTGCCATTCTCGATACACCTTTCTTCTATTGGGCGACGGCACATCTCGAAGGTGTCGTGCGTCAGGAAGCTCGGCAGGCAGCATAA
- a CDS encoding spore coat protein, with the protein MPVQLTQKERMYLQDAKSQEELCIAKYNHYSSIVQSPQLKQILQWAGQQETHHHQTISDLLQGRTPQMGGSGQTTTVNQIISQFATGASMSAGTRGRTSGGQQTQGQSMMASNTQFTGQGGLSDQQICQDLLSTEKAVSDMYDHAVFEASSLPLRQAFNHIQKEEQEHAFALFKYMEQMGWYQPQ; encoded by the coding sequence TTGCCCGTGCAGTTGACCCAGAAGGAACGCATGTACTTACAGGACGCCAAGTCGCAAGAGGAACTGTGCATCGCCAAGTACAATCATTACAGCAGTATCGTCCAGAGTCCACAGTTAAAACAGATTTTGCAGTGGGCAGGGCAGCAAGAGACGCATCATCACCAAACTATAAGCGACCTTCTACAGGGCCGCACACCGCAGATGGGCGGGTCAGGCCAGACCACAACGGTGAATCAGATTATTAGTCAATTTGCTACGGGTGCCAGCATGAGTGCAGGGACGCGAGGTCGCACCTCAGGTGGGCAACAAACGCAGGGACAATCCATGATGGCCAGCAATACGCAGTTCACCGGGCAGGGCGGTCTTTCTGACCAGCAAATATGCCAAGATCTCTTGTCCACAGAGAAGGCGGTCTCCGATATGTACGACCACGCTGTCTTTGAAGCCAGTAGTCTGCCGCTGCGTCAAGCCTTTAACCACATTCAAAAAGAGGAACAAGAGCATGCTTTCGCTCTCTTTAAGTACATGGAACAGATGGGTTGGTATCAACCACAATAA
- a CDS encoding ECF transporter S component: MKVTLNELLKAALMIAIGVVLPIAFHALGWTGRVFLPMHIPVLLAGFILGPWLGVTVGATTPLLSSLLTGMPPMAPMPIALQMSVELAAFGLLAGVLYTKLKLHIVPSLLLTLVGGRFVFSLVTLAVFPLLGLRAVPLAQVFGASLVMALPGLALQLVAVPATVLILQRHGQARQK, encoded by the coding sequence ATGAAGGTTACATTAAATGAACTACTCAAAGCGGCATTGATGATCGCAATTGGTGTAGTACTACCGATTGCCTTTCACGCTCTAGGTTGGACTGGGAGGGTCTTTTTGCCCATGCACATTCCCGTTCTCTTGGCGGGGTTTATACTTGGCCCCTGGTTAGGTGTCACCGTCGGCGCCACAACCCCTCTACTTAGTTCTTTGCTCACCGGCATGCCGCCCATGGCGCCTATGCCCATTGCTCTGCAAATGAGCGTTGAGCTTGCAGCCTTCGGCCTGCTGGCAGGCGTACTCTATACAAAGCTCAAGCTACATATTGTGCCAAGCTTGCTGCTCACCCTCGTAGGTGGACGTTTCGTCTTTAGCTTAGTCACCTTGGCGGTCTTCCCCTTACTTGGGCTAAGGGCCGTACCGCTCGCACAAGTTTTTGGCGCAAGTCTTGTCATGGCTTTACCGGGTTTAGCCTTGCAGCTTGTTGCCGTGCCCGCTACCGTCTTGATATTACAAAGGCATGGACAGGCCAGACAGAAGTAG